The window CTACTCCGCGGACTACGGTATCCAAAGTCTCTAAAACCATGCGTATCACTTCTTCTCTCATTCTCGCAGTACTCCTGGCGGTTCCCGCCGGAGTACTTGCGTCGGAAGTAACGGGAACGGTCAATCAATCGAACACGGTCTCAAGCCAGTCGATTGGTGGCACATTGGTAAGCGAGCCAACGGCGAATCCGAGCACGGGGAGCTACGTCGGCACGCAAAATGTAACGCTTTCTGCATCGGGTGCGCAGAGTATCCGCTATACAACTGACAGCACTGTGCCCTCATGCAGTACCGGATCGCTCATCAGTGGTGCATCTGGCAATGTTGGCATTAGCGGTAATACAACGCTCATGGCGATTGCATGCTACAGTGGTGGCGCATCTTCTTCCGTGGTGACGTTTATGTACACGATCAGCTCTTCATCTCCAAGTACGCCAACACCTACGCCTTCGGGCGGTGGGGGTGGCGGAGGTGGAGGAGGTGGCGGTGGTGGCGGAGGAGCGCCTAGCACACCAACGCCTACGCCAACCGCGACTCCTTCTGCAGGAACAGCTGGAGGAACGGTCCGCGCGGGTGACATCAACC of the Candidatus Paceibacterota bacterium genome contains:
- a CDS encoding FN3 associated domain-containing protein — translated: MRITSSLILAVLLAVPAGVLASEVTGTVNQSNTVSSQSIGGTLVSEPTANPSTGSYVGTQNVTLSASGAQSIRYTTDSTVPSCSTGSLISGASGNVGISGNTTLMAIACYSGGASSSVVTFMYTISSSSPSTPTPTPSGGGGGGGGGGGGGGGGAPSTPTPTPTATPSAGTAGGTVRAGDINRDGVVDIFDFNLLMANWGSNPANTAADITGDGVVDIFDFNLLMANWNA